The genome window GCTCGGTACGCTGAGTCAGCCGGTTTTGTTCAGCGCGTTACCCCCCGAAACCCAGGAGTTGGTAGGCCATAGGGCCGCTCAACAGGCGCGGCTGCTGGGCATACGTATCGGACAGATGCACCAGGCACTGGCTTCTAACACGACAGATGCGAATTTTGCGCCGGAAGAATTCTCACTGCACTACCAGCGTTCGCTCTTTGCGAGCTTTCAGACGTTGGTTCGCGAAAGTTTCCAGAGTCAGAAGCGGAACGTACAACGCCTGCCCGACGACGTACGGCAAGAGGCCGAGCAGCTGCTGGGTCGGAAAGATGACGTGCTGAACCTGCTGAAGCGCATTTATCGCAAAAAGCTGGATACGACGAAAATCCGGATTCACGGCGACCTGCAACTGGAAAAAATCCTGCTAACCGGCAAAGACATTGCCATTCAGGATTTCGGTGGCGATCCGAGTCGAAGCTACAGCGAACGTCGGTTGAAGCGGTCGCCCCTGCGCGATGTCGCGTCGATGATCCGCTCGTTCTACTACGTAGGTTACGAAGGATTTCTGTCGACGAACCAGGTTCAGGTAGCTAATACGGTTCAGTTGTTACCCTACGCAGAGTTCTGGGCGCATTGCATGAGTAACTTTTTCATGCAGGCGTATCTTGAAACCGTTCAGGGCAGCTCGTTCATTCCCGATCAGCCCGACGATCTGCAAATGATGCTGGAAACGTACCTGCTCGAAAAAGCCATCTCCGATTTGACGCATGAACTTAATAACCGCCCCGACTGGGTGAGGGTCCCTTTGCAGCTTATCAAATCGATCCTTGACCAATCCGACGTGCCGGCCGTGGAGCGCGAACCGGGAGAAGGGACGGTTATGCTGGGTACCATAGCGGGTAGTTGATCCGTTGAGAGTACAGCGGTCATCGGCAATGTGTGTGCGTCTTGGTAGACACACGTTACGATGATCGTTGTGCTCTCTGCTGTTATGTTCTGTAAACTGTACCGCATGAATCGATCCATCCGAAACGTATTCTATCTCGTAGTTGCCCTGTTTATCCCGACGTTAGGTCAGAGTCAATCGGTTCGCGACAAACCACGTCCGGCTACTCAAACACTGGTCAGTCCCGATGAGCAGTTTGGCCCGTTATTCGAGGCTGTTCAGTTAAAAGCCGTCTTCCCGGATTCAAAAACCTTTGCCGACTGCACGCCTAAATTTCCACCGGCAACAATTCTGGCCAACTACGACAACGCCCGCCAGCAGGCTGACTTCGAACTGAAAAGCTTTGTTCTGGAACACTTTACGTTACCGGTCAGGCCAGCATCCGGCTACACGAGCAAAGCTGGTCAGTCGGCCCAGCAACACATCGCCGACTTATGGCCAGTGCTGACCCGACCGGCTCTGTCAACCCTCAAGCCGAACGAGCAAGCTGGTTCGCTTATTCCATTACCAAAATCCTACGTAGTCCCCGGCGGTCGATTTGGCGAGATCTATTACTGGGATAGCTACTTCACCATGCTGGGCTTGCAGACTTCGAGCCGGACGGTGCAGATCAGGAACATGGTCGATAATTTTGCTTACCTGATCCGAACGATCGGGTTTATTCCCAATGGTAACCGGACGTATTTTTTGGGTCGCTCGCAGCCCCCGTTCTTCTCATTCATGGTAAATCTGCTCTCGGAGGTGCAGGGTCGCCGGAGTCTGATCACCTATTTGCCTGAATTACAAAGGGAATATGATTTCTGGATGGCGGGCAAAGATCAGCTAAGCGCACAGCGACCAGCCTACCGGCGGGTGGTGCGACTGGATGAGGGCGTCTACCTGAACCGGTATTTTGATGACAAGCAAACACCCCGCCCCGAATCGTATCGGGAAGATGTCCAACTGGCCAAGTCGACCAAACAACCACCGGTACTTTATCGACACCTTCGCGCTGCGGCTGAATCGGGCTGGGATTTTAGCAGTCGGTGGCTGACCAATAGCAAAAAACTGCGTACCATTCATACTACTGATTTTATTCCGGTCGATTTAAATGCCCTGCTCGTCAATCTGGAACAAACGCTGGCCAGTGGCTATCGGCTGAAAGGGGATCTGGCCCGAGCCAAGGCCTACGAGCAACTGGCTCAGCAGCGACGTAGTGCCATTCAACGTTACTGCTGGAGTCTGAAGAATGAGTTCTTTTTTGATTATGATTTTGTTGCCCGGAAGCCATCTTCGGTCTATTCGCTGGCTGGCGTCTATCCGCTTTTTGTCAAAATAGCTACGCCTGCCCAAGCCGTATCAGTAGCTCGAAAACTGGAACAGTCCTTTCTGAAACCCGGCGGATTGACCACTACGCTGGTACGCACTGGCGAACAATGGGATGCACCCAACGGGTGGGCTCCGTTGCAGTGGCTAGCCATCCAGGGGTTGCGCAACTACCGACAGCAACCACTGGCGACTAAGATCAAGACAAACTGGGTAAATGAAAACCTGCGGGTCTACAAAGCGTCGGGGAAGATGGTTGAAAAATATGATGTGATCAGCACGGCAGGGGCCAAAGGGGGAGAATATCCGAATCAGGATGGTTTCGGCTGGACAAACGGCGTGTTGCTACGACTGATAAGCGAGAAGTGACCCTTCGGAAATGCACCATTGACAGCCTACTTGTTCCCTCTACACGCAGTCCCTTTCCGTATGCGCAGTTGAAGAAAATGCCAGTCTTCGTCTCACCCAGTTCTGCGTTGGCTATGCAAAAGATAGGGGACACGGGCCGTACTGTAACGGGGTTACTAACGAGTGCCAACTAGACCGGCAAAATCCTGAACGGCTATCGGCAAGCTGAAGGCGAGGAGCCTTATCGTGCAAGGTTTTCAGGTGCCGGATACTAAGTTTTGCCGACAGATTTAAAAGTTGGCTATTAATTTATAAATTAAATTATAGGTGTATGAATGCATATATTTGTACATAATGTGTTATTACCATAGATTAGTCGATTACATATTATTATTAAAAATAGTAGTTTACTGACTAATAAATAAGCTCGTTGAGCGTATTAACTAATAACACGCTGGTTAGTCGATAGAGTTGTTCTGTCTTCGTGAACACTTTAAGATATATACCGGTTAATTCTGTATAGTGTTGATATTCAATCATTAATGGAACTAGTTATGGCCCCTAAAAAGAATTCATTATTACCTGGTCCCTGGACAGTAGTAGTTATGATTTCTGGCTCTCTGTTCTGGCTAACCGTTAAGTGGATTTGGGAACAGCTGTTCTGATCACGTCTTCATTGTAACAGCTCCCTTTTCTAAGTGGACGTTTCTACGGCTAGTCTGTAGCAAGAATAAATGCATCGGTACGTTGGTATAGCTGTTACAAATTTAGTAAGATCATGAGTTACAAAGGCTTTATAATCGAGCCCAAAGCCGTAGATGTTTGCGTTGATTTTGGAAGCAATGGATATGTCGTGACGGGAAATCGGACAGCCTACCGGATTTTCCATTCGGCCACAAAGTTGATGTACGGCTTCAGAAGTACGCTGGAACTGGCCCAGAAAGCGATCGACAAAAACGGAGAGCGCTGGCTTAAGAGCAAACTGTAAGTAGTGTCTCAGAGACGACCCTGTTCTAACGCAAAATGGCCCGACTTCGACAGTTGGGCCATTTTGCATTAAAACGTTCTAGTGTAAAACAGCTTTGCTACCTCACTTTTACGATCTCACCGAAGTAGTTCATGAACACGATGTAGTTTGCCGTTTTTTTGCTGTCCGGGTTCCGTAAGCTCATGGTGAGCGTAATATATTTCTGACCGTTGAACGTTGGCTTGTAGGTCGTGTTTTGAAGAACAGACCGATTAATAACGTCATCGCTTTTGGTGAAGTACAGTAAATCGTCTTTGAGCAACGTTCGTTTGAAGAGCTGACTGCCTGACTTTTTCGTTGCCAATACCGTAACCGTGTTGTTGAAATAGCAACCCCCGGCCGTTTCCGTGGTACTTGTATCTTTCTCCAGTGTCAGCGCCACCTTTATTGATTTTGCCGATTCCTGATAGT of Spirosoma agri contains these proteins:
- the treF gene encoding alpha,alpha-trehalase TreF, producing the protein MNRSIRNVFYLVVALFIPTLGQSQSVRDKPRPATQTLVSPDEQFGPLFEAVQLKAVFPDSKTFADCTPKFPPATILANYDNARQQADFELKSFVLEHFTLPVRPASGYTSKAGQSAQQHIADLWPVLTRPALSTLKPNEQAGSLIPLPKSYVVPGGRFGEIYYWDSYFTMLGLQTSSRTVQIRNMVDNFAYLIRTIGFIPNGNRTYFLGRSQPPFFSFMVNLLSEVQGRRSLITYLPELQREYDFWMAGKDQLSAQRPAYRRVVRLDEGVYLNRYFDDKQTPRPESYREDVQLAKSTKQPPVLYRHLRAAAESGWDFSSRWLTNSKKLRTIHTTDFIPVDLNALLVNLEQTLASGYRLKGDLARAKAYEQLAQQRRSAIQRYCWSLKNEFFFDYDFVARKPSSVYSLAGVYPLFVKIATPAQAVSVARKLEQSFLKPGGLTTTLVRTGEQWDAPNGWAPLQWLAIQGLRNYRQQPLATKIKTNWVNENLRVYKASGKMVEKYDVISTAGAKGGEYPNQDGFGWTNGVLLRLISEK